A portion of the Nitratidesulfovibrio termitidis HI1 genome contains these proteins:
- a CDS encoding tyrosine-type recombinase/integrase produces MPPSKRIKTAYPGVYYRETVRTGGNGIERVYYAVYKRDGKLIETKVGRQYADDMTPARASIIRGQLLEGKRLTRKETREAEKSVLSAKEWTIHSLWEEYKRRNESLKGLTTDQNRFTVHLNAFKSLKPEEITTTHVDNLRLTLTKSGKKPGTIRNILELLRRIISFGVKKGLILQSQIAVQFEMPRLNNERTEDLSPEQLISLLDAIAKTRHKKAGNMMLLALYTGMRRGEMFSLKWEHIDWERGFINLVGNDDGRGAKSGQSERIPFNDLAREVLMSIPRLISTYVFPGKGGGRLVDIRKQADAIKKEAGLPEDFRPFHGLRHVYASMLASSGKVSMYELQKLMTHKSPAMTQRYAHLRDDALKRAAEAAKDTISQTLNTLERKSHA; encoded by the coding sequence ATGCCCCCCTCGAAGCGAATCAAGACGGCCTACCCAGGCGTCTATTACCGTGAAACCGTACGAACAGGCGGCAACGGCATCGAGCGCGTATACTACGCAGTTTATAAACGAGATGGAAAGCTCATCGAGACAAAGGTTGGCCGACAATACGCCGACGACATGACCCCGGCCAGAGCCTCGATAATCCGCGGCCAACTACTTGAAGGCAAACGCCTCACCCGAAAAGAGACCCGTGAAGCGGAAAAAAGCGTCCTTTCCGCCAAGGAGTGGACAATCCACAGCCTTTGGGAAGAATACAAACGCCGGAATGAAAGCCTCAAAGGACTTACAACCGACCAGAACAGGTTCACTGTCCACCTGAACGCCTTTAAGAGCCTGAAGCCTGAAGAGATCACAACGACACATGTCGACAACCTACGCCTGACACTTACAAAATCCGGGAAGAAGCCCGGAACAATCAGGAACATTCTAGAACTACTACGTCGAATTATATCATTTGGCGTCAAAAAAGGATTGATACTTCAATCACAAATTGCTGTTCAATTCGAAATGCCACGCCTTAACAATGAAAGAACAGAAGACCTCTCACCAGAGCAACTGATTTCGCTTCTTGATGCTATTGCGAAAACAAGACACAAAAAGGCTGGCAACATGATGTTGCTCGCCCTATACACTGGCATGCGCAGAGGAGAAATGTTCAGCCTAAAATGGGAGCATATTGACTGGGAACGAGGCTTCATCAATCTTGTTGGAAACGATGATGGCAGGGGAGCGAAGTCCGGACAATCCGAGCGCATCCCCTTCAACGACCTCGCACGCGAAGTGCTGATGTCGATTCCGCGCTTGATCAGCACTTACGTTTTTCCAGGCAAGGGTGGTGGAAGACTGGTTGATATCCGGAAGCAGGCCGACGCAATCAAAAAAGAAGCGGGCCTCCCAGAGGACTTTCGTCCATTTCACGGTCTACGACATGTGTATGCAAGCATGCTGGCCAGCTCTGGAAAAGTCAGCATGTACGAGCTGCAGAAGTTAATGACTCATAAAAGCCCTGCCATGACACAGCGCTATGCCCACCTCAGAGACGATGCGCTTAAAAGGGCTGCGGAAGCAGCCAAGGACACTATCTCACAAACGCTCAACACACTTGAACGGAAAAGCCATGCATGA
- a CDS encoding ankyrin repeat domain-containing protein gives MYKMLLVMLLVFLTLTACSAAGKPSRPKPMLYMTASDMFPGNPQAQALAKAAEKGDIAAMNKLVAAGADPNATGEYAVTVPAWVVLHPNKEGFRRLLELGANPNKIWRREDSAFDKSLMHFVVRETPNIGIEYLEMTIDIGKGDPNLRVGKYKSPPMEDALCPVCIPAFATLLKAGGDMYYIDWFGRTYAMSATTQENYKLALFLLENGVDYSKKDNRGHDIIRYMQTEFNTSSNHKQPHSKKYMWFWRCIDFLEKRGATFTIPQDAIRPAVLDTTPPDIFAEAQIQQSDTPAKPQPRVSDTESVSMHEVSLTYPVPFWLQGADATTGNTHSRMRQKAGFLAYDYVPKGQDFDRWQSSLGISTLYAPGNTWLQFSKAVQEGYASACGKNAQIDVVQDAANHRVLHLRCGEGEQQEGYLYLGVLKSTFVTVYQGWRKASPADAERYRTAALQGVERIRLEPGMNVTPMP, from the coding sequence GTGTACAAAATGCTGTTGGTGATGCTTCTGGTCTTCCTCACGCTTACCGCGTGCAGCGCCGCCGGAAAGCCAAGCAGGCCCAAGCCGATGCTGTACATGACGGCCAGCGACATGTTTCCCGGCAACCCGCAGGCACAAGCCTTGGCCAAGGCCGCAGAAAAGGGAGACATTGCAGCCATGAACAAGCTGGTCGCCGCTGGTGCGGATCCCAACGCTACGGGGGAGTATGCTGTTACCGTGCCCGCATGGGTGGTTCTGCACCCCAACAAGGAAGGTTTTCGTCGCCTGCTTGAGCTCGGCGCAAATCCGAACAAGATATGGCGTCGAGAAGATTCGGCATTTGACAAGTCGCTCATGCACTTTGTCGTACGCGAAACTCCAAATATTGGCATTGAATACCTGGAGATGACCATAGATATCGGAAAAGGCGACCCCAATCTGAGAGTGGGGAAATACAAATCGCCACCGATGGAAGACGCTCTCTGCCCTGTTTGCATACCAGCGTTTGCCACATTGCTGAAAGCTGGTGGCGACATGTATTATATTGACTGGTTTGGCAGGACATATGCAATGAGCGCTACGACGCAAGAAAATTACAAGCTCGCCCTCTTCCTCCTTGAGAATGGTGTAGATTATTCAAAAAAGGATAATCGCGGTCACGACATCATCAGATACATGCAGACAGAATTCAATACATCCTCCAACCACAAACAACCACACAGCAAGAAATACATGTGGTTCTGGCGCTGCATAGATTTTCTTGAAAAGCGCGGGGCAACATTTACCATCCCGCAGGATGCGATCCGCCCCGCCGTTCTGGACACCACGCCGCCGGATATCTTCGCCGAAGCGCAAATCCAGCAGTCCGACACGCCTGCGAAGCCTCAACCTCGCGTGAGCGACACCGAATCTGTGAGCATGCATGAGGTTTCCCTCACATACCCCGTGCCGTTCTGGCTTCAGGGTGCAGACGCCACCACCGGCAACACCCATTCGCGCATGCGTCAGAAAGCCGGTTTCCTTGCATACGATTACGTGCCCAAGGGGCAGGACTTCGACCGCTGGCAGAGCTCCCTTGGCATTTCCACCCTGTACGCCCCCGGCAACACATGGCTCCAGTTCAGCAAGGCCGTGCAGGAGGGATACGCATCTGCCTGCGGCAAGAACGCGCAGATTGACGTCGTGCAGGATGCGGCGAACCATCGCGTGTTGCACCTGCGCTGCGGCGAAGGCGAGCAGCAGGAAGGCTACCTGTACCTGGGCGTGCTCAAGAGCACCTTCGTGACCGTGTATCAGGGGTGGCGCAAGGCTTCGCCCGCTGATGCAGAACGCTATCGCACGGCGGCCCTGCAAGGCGTCGAGCGGATCAGGCTGGAGCCTGGCATGAACGTGACGCCCATGCCGTAG
- a CDS encoding NAD(P)-dependent oxidoreductase, which yields MSHIAILGLGAMGKRMAANLLKAGHQVTVWNRTAKAAEPLLALGATQAANPKDAAAGADFVLAMVRDDDASSKVWLDAETGAFAGLRPNAIAMDSSTLSVDWIKKLGAEAANRGVTLLETPVSGSLPQADAAQLIFLVGGSAEACKKAEPVLLAMGSAVNHAGEIGTGALTKLATNALLGVQVTAIAELIGLLHHNGADVHKIMGIIAGTAVWSPYAQRAIGALLSGEAPVMFPVELIEKDFGYAMKAAGSPDAAPTIAAAREVFQRGMAEGLGDANLTSVVKLFRA from the coding sequence ATGTCCCATATCGCCATACTGGGCCTTGGAGCCATGGGCAAACGCATGGCCGCCAACCTGTTGAAGGCCGGACACCAGGTCACTGTCTGGAACCGCACCGCCAAAGCGGCGGAACCGCTGCTGGCCCTGGGGGCCACGCAGGCCGCCAATCCCAAGGATGCCGCCGCCGGGGCGGACTTCGTGCTGGCCATGGTGCGCGACGACGACGCGTCCTCCAAGGTCTGGCTGGACGCCGAAACCGGCGCCTTCGCGGGCCTGCGACCCAACGCCATCGCCATGGACAGTTCCACGCTGTCGGTGGACTGGATCAAGAAGCTGGGCGCGGAGGCGGCCAACCGGGGCGTGACCCTGCTGGAAACCCCGGTGTCCGGGTCGCTGCCGCAGGCCGACGCCGCGCAGCTCATCTTTCTGGTGGGCGGCAGCGCAGAGGCCTGCAAAAAGGCCGAACCGGTACTGCTGGCCATGGGCAGCGCGGTGAACCACGCGGGCGAAATCGGCACGGGCGCGCTGACCAAGCTGGCCACCAACGCCCTGCTGGGCGTCCAGGTAACCGCCATCGCCGAACTGATCGGCCTGCTGCACCACAATGGCGCGGACGTGCACAAGATCATGGGCATCATCGCCGGCACGGCGGTGTGGAGCCCGTACGCCCAGCGGGCCATTGGCGCGCTGCTTTCGGGCGAGGCCCCCGTGATGTTTCCGGTGGAACTGATCGAAAAGGACTTCGGCTACGCGATGAAAGCCGCCGGTTCGCCCGATGCCGCACCCACCATCGCCGCCGCGCGCGAAGTGTTCCAGCGCGGCATGGCCGAGGGCCTTGGCGACGCCAACCTGACCAGCGTGGTGAAGCTGTTCCGGGCGTAG
- a CDS encoding DUF2087 domain-containing protein, producing MSRPRFPFIAKDVSALARSLQRELAACAMSSHLAGHDRRPADDATGSPTGGSAADSACVSANAPGAACATGATGAPGAPGVPLTSGAHGPARTSPRSTGHVSHVSPVSHVSHVQLLNMLVRAVGYRNFQHYRAQFAAQERLDRLAAPQPAAPEAPVDLRRVERAARHFGADGLLARWPGKVSLQRLCLWWVWSRLPAGQVLTGAQMDDALRACHHFGDHALLRRWLCDLGMATRTPDGRQYRRVEQRPPQEALALLQHLRDRERHARRAVHNPPAPPAGRGVTAA from the coding sequence ATGTCCAGACCCCGCTTTCCCTTCATCGCCAAGGACGTCTCCGCGCTGGCCCGCTCGCTGCAACGCGAACTGGCGGCGTGCGCCATGTCGTCGCATCTGGCAGGCCATGACCGCCGCCCGGCTGACGATGCCACTGGCAGCCCCACTGGCGGTTCCGCCGCTGATTCCGCGTGCGTTTCCGCGAATGCCCCCGGCGCGGCTTGCGCAACTGGTGCAACTGGCGCACCGGGCGCACCGGGCGTGCCCCTCACTTCGGGCGCGCACGGTCCGGCCCGTACAAGCCCCCGCTCCACCGGCCACGTCAGCCACGTCAGCCCCGTCAGCCATGTCAGCCATGTCCAGTTGCTGAACATGCTGGTCCGCGCCGTGGGCTACCGCAACTTCCAGCACTACCGCGCCCAGTTCGCGGCGCAGGAACGGTTGGATCGCCTTGCCGCGCCGCAACCCGCCGCGCCCGAAGCACCCGTGGACCTGCGCCGCGTGGAACGTGCCGCCCGCCACTTCGGGGCGGACGGGCTGCTGGCCCGCTGGCCAGGCAAGGTCAGCCTGCAACGGCTCTGCCTGTGGTGGGTATGGTCGCGCCTGCCCGCCGGGCAGGTGCTGACCGGCGCCCAGATGGACGACGCCCTGCGCGCCTGCCATCACTTCGGCGACCATGCCCTGTTGCGCCGCTGGCTGTGCGATCTCGGCATGGCTACCCGCACCCCGGATGGCCGCCAGTACCGCCGCGTGGAACAGCGCCCCCCGCAAGAGGCCCTGGCCCTGCTCCAGCACCTGCGCGACCGAGAGCGGCACGCGCGGCGGGCAGTCCACAACCCGCCCGCCCCACCCGCTGGACGCGGCGTGACTGCGGCATAG
- a CDS encoding hemagglutinin repeat-containing protein yields the protein METRQVNGEDVLVPVVYLGSSSLDRIAAGGAVIAGKDVTVTATGDMQNAGVLVADNGLTITADTIFNTRGTMSGQDVTLAATDSILNAGGTVHGDTVSLTAVNDVISASDTVTFTSPTVTATHIGKQGAITADGDLTVVAGKNIGVFGSDMAAGGDAKLAAGNSVIVSTQALETHAKTTGKGSRSHTDVTTNHGASITAGGSLTVDAGGSVTVHGSQMKAGDDLSVKAGGGVSVTSAADTVDYYDHSSGKSGGLFGGKKSHTAVRQDTTNVASQLESGGDMTMEAGTSGKGAATISGSRLTSGDDISVTAADDVLVTSVTDQHYAQDDEQKKGAFTSKMALDETRKIDVVRSELDAKGDVLVESRTGDVTVKASHLRAEGGVDIKAEQGSVALLTDKELSYERHVSSDMGWLTWSSRDKGTSAETVLHTLIESGENISITARDGVTVEYHHTGDARADVRQLAKTPGLEWMAGLLERDDVDWRAVQAVYDTWDHKDGGLGPAAMLVIAIAASVATYGAASQLSMSMMGLAPGTIAGKAAIIVVATGKAATATTLAMQTALTAAFVSLSSQMATGLANAAAGGDFKDTLNSIVSEDGARSLLASMVLAGTLDYMKPTLQDYTLVKRVLTVAAVKASVGTIVKGQALETAFTDALGTAFSSYAAGLISTAELDKTIEIVLAGATGAAAAAITGEDPTMAAMGAIVATLADAMTAKPLTEEQKAKGRLYGTLSKCAYGEGQCENVNGYEKMSADQLDAIGIKSEMLKDERNGFEATVFYNKADKKYVVAFRGTDLTSKVDWQSSIAQAFGKVGDQYQSVALLSQTLSRVADRDGATLVATGHSLGGGLASALAAKGFVKEAYTFNAAGLHDNTIAAIVGNDPKSVADAKIDLNNKTKAYMSTADVLSNIQDLFSLVVPTAAGQRILVDGGSWHTLDGMLNAFGPAIKN from the coding sequence ATGGAAACGCGGCAGGTCAACGGCGAGGACGTGCTGGTGCCCGTGGTGTACCTGGGCAGTTCCAGCCTCGACCGCATCGCGGCGGGCGGCGCGGTGATCGCGGGCAAGGACGTGACCGTCACCGCCACCGGCGACATGCAGAACGCCGGGGTGCTGGTGGCCGACAACGGCCTGACCATCACCGCCGACACCATCTTCAACACGCGCGGAACCATGTCCGGCCAGGACGTGACCTTGGCCGCCACGGATTCCATCCTGAACGCGGGCGGCACGGTGCATGGCGACACGGTGTCGCTTACCGCCGTCAACGACGTGATCTCCGCATCTGACACCGTCACCTTCACCTCGCCCACCGTCACCGCCACCCACATCGGCAAGCAGGGCGCCATCACCGCCGACGGCGACCTGACCGTGGTGGCCGGAAAGAACATTGGCGTGTTCGGCTCCGACATGGCCGCCGGGGGCGATGCAAAGCTTGCGGCGGGCAACTCTGTCATCGTGTCCACGCAGGCGCTGGAAACCCACGCCAAGACCACCGGCAAGGGGTCCAGATCGCACACGGACGTGACCACCAACCACGGGGCCAGCATAACGGCGGGCGGCAGCCTGACCGTGGACGCGGGCGGCAGCGTCACCGTGCATGGCAGCCAGATGAAGGCCGGGGATGACCTGAGTGTGAAGGCCGGGGGCGGTGTTTCCGTCACGTCTGCCGCCGACACCGTGGACTATTACGACCACAGCAGCGGCAAGAGCGGCGGGCTGTTTGGTGGAAAGAAGTCGCACACCGCCGTGCGGCAGGATACCACCAACGTGGCCTCGCAACTGGAATCCGGCGGCGACATGACCATGGAGGCGGGCACGTCGGGCAAGGGGGCGGCGACCATTTCCGGGTCGCGGCTCACGTCCGGCGACGACATCTCGGTCACTGCCGCCGACGACGTGCTGGTCACATCCGTAACGGACCAGCATTACGCGCAGGACGACGAACAGAAGAAAGGCGCCTTCACTTCAAAGATGGCGCTGGATGAAACCCGCAAGATCGACGTGGTGCGCAGCGAACTGGACGCCAAGGGCGACGTGCTGGTGGAATCCCGCACTGGCGACGTGACGGTCAAGGCGTCCCACCTGCGGGCGGAAGGCGGCGTGGACATCAAGGCGGAACAGGGCAGCGTGGCCCTGTTGACGGACAAGGAACTCAGCTACGAGCGGCACGTCTCCTCGGACATGGGCTGGCTTACCTGGTCGTCACGCGACAAGGGCACCAGCGCGGAAACCGTGCTGCATACCCTGATCGAATCGGGCGAAAACATATCCATCACCGCCAGGGACGGCGTGACGGTGGAATACCACCATACCGGCGATGCCCGCGCCGATGTGCGCCAGCTTGCGAAAACCCCCGGTCTGGAATGGATGGCCGGGCTGCTGGAACGCGACGACGTGGACTGGCGCGCCGTGCAGGCCGTGTACGACACGTGGGACCACAAGGACGGCGGCCTTGGCCCGGCGGCCATGCTGGTCATCGCCATTGCCGCCTCGGTGGCGACGTATGGCGCGGCGTCGCAGTTGAGCATGAGTATGATGGGGCTGGCGCCCGGCACCATTGCGGGGAAGGCGGCGATTATCGTTGTCGCGACAGGAAAAGCCGCCACAGCAACAACGTTGGCAATGCAGACTGCACTGACAGCCGCATTCGTGTCCCTAAGCTCGCAGATGGCGACCGGCCTTGCCAATGCCGCCGCAGGCGGTGACTTCAAGGATACCCTGAACTCCATCGTTTCCGAGGACGGCGCGCGCTCCCTGCTGGCCAGCATGGTGCTGGCCGGAACGTTGGACTACATGAAGCCCACGCTTCAGGACTACACCCTTGTCAAAAGGGTTTTGACCGTGGCTGCCGTAAAGGCATCCGTCGGTACCATCGTGAAAGGTCAGGCGCTTGAAACCGCCTTCACGGATGCCTTGGGAACGGCGTTCAGCAGTTATGCCGCTGGGCTGATCAGTACTGCGGAGTTGGACAAGACCATTGAGATCGTGCTTGCTGGCGCTACCGGGGCTGCTGCCGCCGCCATTACGGGCGAGGACCCCACAATGGCCGCCATGGGCGCGATTGTGGCGACCTTGGCCGATGCAATGACTGCCAAGCCCCTGACGGAAGAACAGAAGGCAAAGGGGCGTCTGTACGGCACACTGAGCAAGTGCGCCTACGGGGAAGGGCAGTGCGAGAATGTGAACGGGTATGAGAAGATGTCTGCGGATCAACTGGACGCTATCGGAATAAAAAGTGAAATGCTTAAAGATGAGCGCAATGGCTTTGAAGCAACAGTATTTTACAACAAAGCTGACAAGAAATACGTTGTTGCTTTTCGCGGAACGGACCTGACGTCAAAAGTGGACTGGCAGTCCAGCATAGCGCAGGCCTTCGGCAAGGTTGGCGATCAGTATCAAAGCGTGGCCCTGCTCTCGCAGACATTGAGTAGAGTTGCAGACAGGGACGGAGCCACGCTTGTCGCCACCGGGCATTCCCTTGGCGGGGGGCTAGCCTCGGCACTGGCGGCCAAGGGATTCGTGAAGGAAGCGTACACTTTCAACGCCGCCGGGCTGCATGACAATACCATCGCCGCGATTGTCGGAAATGATCCCAAAAGCGTAGCCGATGCGAAAATCGACTTGAACAATAAAACAAAGGCATACATGAGCACGGCAGATGTACTCTCCAACATTCAGGACCTGTTCAGCCTTGTAGTTCCAACGGCGGCTGGACAGAGAATCCTCGTGGACGGCGGAAGCTGGCATACCCTGGACGGAATGCTCAATGCCTTTGGCCCAGCAATAAAGAACTAG